A portion of the Candidatus Sysuiplasma jiujiangense genome contains these proteins:
- the eno gene encoding phosphopyruvate hydratase, with translation MINVEVKDLRARQILDSRGNPTVQVFASGVTDRCVASVPSGASTGKHEALELRDAGRQFGGKGVTKAVGNVNGPIASALTGRSFGSIAECDRRMIELDGTANKSKLGANAILGVSMALSRLLSKSNGLELYKFLSETAATKPAIPVPLLNIINGGVHAGGELAVQEFLIVPSGFSRFSDALRAASEIYQQLKSHLKKKYGPFATNIGDEGGFVPPVGKTAEAVEAILESIGEAGYAAGSEIHIAIDAAASEFYKNGTYSIDGLRLDPPQLIDYYQSLISKFPIASIEDPFDEEAFDEFAELNRKIGSKIQIIGDDLYVTNTGRIRTGIEKKSTNAVLIKLNQIGTVSETIESAQLTMHSGMNAVVSHRSGETPDDFIADLATGLGAGQIKTGAPARGERVAKYNRLLEIEMMHPEIPFSSVSFFRK, from the coding sequence ATGATAAATGTTGAAGTCAAAGACCTTAGGGCAAGGCAGATACTGGATTCGAGAGGCAATCCGACCGTGCAGGTATTCGCGTCTGGCGTGACAGACAGATGCGTGGCATCTGTTCCGTCCGGCGCGAGCACGGGAAAGCATGAGGCGCTTGAGCTCAGGGATGCCGGCAGACAATTCGGCGGCAAGGGAGTGACGAAAGCGGTGGGCAACGTGAACGGCCCCATCGCATCCGCACTGACCGGCAGATCGTTCGGCAGCATAGCAGAATGTGACAGAAGAATGATTGAACTTGACGGAACCGCAAACAAATCCAAACTGGGCGCTAACGCGATACTCGGTGTTTCGATGGCACTGTCCAGGCTGCTGTCTAAATCGAACGGGCTTGAACTTTACAAGTTCCTTTCCGAGACAGCAGCAACCAAGCCGGCCATTCCTGTTCCATTGCTCAATATAATAAACGGAGGCGTTCACGCGGGCGGTGAACTCGCCGTACAGGAATTTCTTATTGTTCCGTCAGGTTTCAGCAGATTTTCCGACGCGCTCAGGGCTGCTTCGGAGATTTATCAGCAGCTCAAAAGTCATCTGAAGAAGAAATACGGTCCTTTTGCGACGAATATAGGGGATGAGGGAGGTTTTGTGCCGCCTGTGGGAAAAACAGCAGAGGCAGTTGAGGCCATCCTTGAATCCATCGGGGAAGCAGGATATGCAGCAGGAAGCGAAATACACATTGCAATAGACGCAGCAGCTTCCGAATTCTACAAAAATGGGACGTACAGCATAGACGGCTTGAGGCTTGATCCTCCCCAACTCATCGACTATTACCAGTCGCTCATTTCGAAATTTCCAATAGCGTCGATCGAGGATCCGTTCGATGAAGAGGCATTCGACGAGTTTGCCGAACTCAACAGAAAGATTGGCTCGAAAATACAGATCATCGGTGACGACCTCTATGTGACCAATACCGGAAGGATAAGGACCGGAATTGAGAAAAAATCGACAAACGCGGTGCTGATAAAGCTGAATCAGATAGGGACGGTAAGCGAAACCATTGAGAGCGCGCAGCTGACAATGCATTCTGGCATGAACGCCGTTGTAAGCCACCGTTCAGGAGAGACACCGGACGATTTCATAGCGGATCTGGCAACCGGACTCGGCGCGGGCCAGATAAAAACCGGTGCGCCCGCGAGGGGCGAAAGGGTTGCGAAATACAACCGCCTGCTCGAGATTGAAATGATGCATCCTGAGATACCGTTCTCATCTGTAAGCTTTTTCAGGAAATGA
- a CDS encoding tyrosine--tRNA ligase: MSRDELIDKILGYAQEVVTEEEFRRLFESSDHPEAYIGFEPSGFLHIGNFLITSRMVNLLIDAGFHVKILLADWHAFINDKFGGNMESIRACGRYMEDAFRFSSDRRKGLDFVYATDVIGNSDYWTELIKNAKSVTLSRLKRALTIMGRSEDEAEMDSSKMLYPLMQVTDIFMLGVDVAYAGMDQRKAHMLAREVAESRKLKKPVALHTPLLSSLKGSNRMESALSKMSKSDPSGSIFLHDGEQEIYAKIKSAYCPVEEEANPVLDICRFIIFPYAGRIHVERQEKYGGNVDFGDYVSLRETYLSGKLHPLDLKTSAAAALWGIMEPFHRHYMENPSELDALKQLKITR; this comes from the coding sequence ATGTCACGGGATGAACTAATCGATAAAATCCTGGGCTATGCCCAGGAAGTCGTTACCGAAGAGGAATTTCGGAGATTATTCGAAAGCAGCGATCATCCTGAGGCATATATCGGATTTGAGCCGTCCGGATTCCTGCATATAGGCAATTTTCTCATAACTTCAAGGATGGTCAACCTCCTCATCGACGCAGGCTTCCACGTCAAAATACTGCTCGCCGACTGGCATGCCTTCATAAACGACAAGTTTGGAGGAAACATGGAAAGCATCAGGGCTTGCGGCCGGTATATGGAGGATGCATTCAGATTTTCCTCTGACAGACGGAAAGGACTTGATTTTGTTTATGCGACTGATGTCATAGGTAACTCCGATTACTGGACAGAGCTGATCAAAAATGCAAAGTCTGTGACTCTCTCAAGACTGAAGAGGGCACTGACAATAATGGGCAGAAGCGAAGACGAAGCAGAAATGGATTCATCAAAAATGCTATATCCACTGATGCAGGTGACGGACATTTTCATGCTCGGTGTCGATGTTGCCTACGCGGGGATGGACCAGAGGAAAGCCCACATGCTGGCAAGGGAAGTAGCAGAATCAAGGAAGCTGAAAAAGCCGGTTGCGCTGCATACGCCGCTGCTATCCAGCCTTAAGGGCAGCAACAGAATGGAGAGCGCTCTTTCCAAAATGTCAAAAAGCGATCCGTCGGGTTCAATTTTTTTACATGACGGCGAGCAGGAGATATATGCAAAGATAAAATCGGCATACTGTCCCGTTGAGGAGGAGGCAAACCCGGTACTCGACATATGCAGATTCATAATCTTTCCGTACGCGGGCCGAATCCATGTCGAACGGCAGGAAAAGTACGGCGGAAATGTGGATTTTGGTGACTATGTTTCCCTGCGGGAGACATATCTATCAGGAAAACTGCATCCACTTGATCTGAAGACGTCTGCCGCGGCTGCACTGTGGGGCATTATGGAGCCTTTCCACAGGCATTATATGGAGAATCCGTCCGAACTGGATGCTTTAAAACAACTGAAGATAACAAGGTAG
- a CDS encoding DUF5611 family protein yields MQQYEIKRSIKSEISLGRIAEIAKNEFGPVEERDGHIISSYGALTKLECWLNEKKQLCVDTVGNRDVSDAVAADTVARYNRFLEGVTGYTSKERRKKAMKGK; encoded by the coding sequence ATGCAGCAGTATGAAATAAAACGCAGTATCAAATCCGAAATATCGCTCGGCAGAATTGCTGAAATAGCTAAAAACGAGTTTGGCCCAGTGGAAGAACGCGACGGGCACATTATTTCCAGTTACGGTGCACTTACAAAGCTGGAATGCTGGCTTAACGAGAAGAAGCAGCTGTGCGTGGACACCGTGGGCAACAGGGATGTAAGCGATGCTGTTGCCGCGGATACCGTTGCAAGGTACAACAGGTTCCTGGAAGGTGTAACTGGATACACCTCCAAAGAGAGAAGGAAGAAGGCAATGAAAGGCAAATAG
- a CDS encoding archaeosine biosynthesis radical SAM protein RaSEA — protein MAVNSTPMNIPTVVGQNWSLSQPLMKKIREAGTRERSRARRDRNPYEYVSCWTEEEVLDGEACDAMVLILATKGCSWALRSGCSMCGYTNESSSLATDESVWEQYVSGLKNFRQQKVLKIYTSGSFLDKFELSTELRRRILSDASQRFEKIVVETRHEYITQKTLDELSEFGERLMFAVGLESSNDIVVNYSVNKPSCFSHFARAAELARRNRFRIKAYIMLKPPFLSEIDAIRDASQTIRDVKPYADTISVNPTNIQKDTVVELLWKRGAYRPPWLWSVVAVLNSGYGDGVRLMSKPTGAGTVRGAHNCGKCDKRVLSAIADFSVKQDRASLEVLDCRCRETWRNEVSISALGNYTTAADYRFSI, from the coding sequence TTGGCTGTTAATTCCACGCCGATGAACATTCCGACAGTGGTGGGACAAAACTGGTCACTGTCACAGCCGCTGATGAAAAAGATCAGGGAAGCGGGAACCAGGGAACGGTCCAGAGCCAGGAGAGATCGTAACCCGTACGAATATGTTTCATGCTGGACAGAGGAAGAGGTACTCGATGGTGAGGCTTGCGATGCAATGGTCCTCATTCTTGCAACGAAAGGATGCTCGTGGGCGCTCCGGTCAGGGTGCAGCATGTGCGGCTATACCAACGAGTCCTCATCACTTGCAACGGATGAAAGCGTCTGGGAACAGTATGTCAGCGGGCTGAAGAACTTCAGGCAGCAGAAGGTGCTCAAAATATACACTTCAGGGAGTTTTCTCGACAAATTTGAGCTTTCAACCGAATTGAGACGGAGAATTCTTTCTGATGCATCGCAGCGGTTCGAGAAGATCGTCGTGGAAACGAGACATGAATACATAACGCAGAAAACACTTGATGAACTGAGCGAGTTCGGTGAAAGGCTGATGTTTGCCGTCGGGCTGGAGAGTTCCAATGATATTGTGGTCAATTATTCAGTAAATAAGCCTTCCTGTTTCAGCCATTTTGCAAGGGCCGCGGAACTTGCGCGCCGTAATCGTTTCAGGATCAAGGCATACATCATGCTCAAGCCGCCCTTTCTTTCCGAAATTGATGCAATACGGGATGCATCGCAGACAATAAGGGACGTGAAACCCTATGCTGATACGATTTCGGTAAATCCCACAAATATACAGAAGGACACAGTGGTCGAACTTCTCTGGAAGAGAGGGGCATACAGGCCGCCATGGCTCTGGAGCGTTGTCGCCGTTCTCAACAGCGGTTACGGTGACGGTGTGCGGCTTATGAGCAAGCCGACGGGGGCTGGAACTGTCCGGGGAGCTCACAATTGCGGCAAGTGTGACAAAAGAGTTCTCAGCGCAATTGCCGATTTCTCGGTCAAACAGGATCGTGCGTCTCTTGAAGTGCTTGACTGCAGATGCAGGGAAACATGGCGGAATGAAGTCTCGATATCGGCCCTGGGGAATTACACTACTGCGGCCGATTACAGATTCAGCATATAG
- a CDS encoding DUF835 domain-containing protein, which translates to MHSDMSQIPAKGCGMESISLKGSENGFDSCVSTAGEVFVIKGGSSEDIINYIQCSLSPEIQFISISRTFPDRIRDSFTGLSSQFYWLTNLVGENKIAPGSLGKIISMVRHLSETGERFGLLIDGIEYLIAENDFNTVLKFINQISDIVNSCGSALYLSVEPEAMNSRDLALIERTTGAKSVHLHPETNRE; encoded by the coding sequence ATGCACTCTGACATGAGTCAAATTCCGGCAAAGGGATGCGGGATGGAGAGCATATCTCTTAAGGGCAGTGAAAACGGTTTTGACAGCTGTGTTTCCACTGCAGGCGAAGTCTTTGTCATTAAGGGCGGAAGCTCCGAGGACATAATAAACTACATCCAGTGCTCCCTCTCACCGGAAATTCAGTTTATTTCGATAAGCAGGACATTTCCGGACAGGATCAGGGACTCCTTCACCGGATTGAGTTCACAGTTCTACTGGCTCACAAATTTGGTCGGAGAGAATAAAATCGCACCCGGATCCCTCGGCAAAATCATTTCAATGGTCAGACACCTTTCCGAAACAGGCGAAAGGTTCGGACTGCTCATCGACGGCATAGAGTACCTGATTGCCGAGAATGATTTCAACACCGTGCTGAAGTTCATAAACCAGATAAGCGACATAGTTAACAGCTGCGGCTCCGCGCTATACCTGAGTGTCGAACCGGAAGCAATGAATTCACGGGATCTCGCACTCATTGAAAGGACAACCGGTGCGAAATCTGTACATCTGCATCCTGAAACAAACAGGGAATAG
- a CDS encoding class I tRNA ligase family protein — MTVRIFNTLSAKVEDIKGRGLNPSHINMYICGPTVYDSPHVGHSRSYLFFDVLKRVLMLDGYTVSHIQNFSDVDEKIDRRAQTERVDPLRLALKYSDEFISQMDMLNVIRPERYVRASESRDIMHKITLSFIQKDFVYEASGNMYFRAMKGGGYGSLLHNRLDNLICGNESDSYTFVKENKEDFTLWLGKFSKTDISAGLPSWNLECFSMVHRFFGCELDIQGGGMDLIFPHHEVASVMSKAYCSVEFANYYVHNAFVTNNNDKMSKSTKNFVSLHSLLDGYSPDAIRMYLLSSNFRTNIEFSFSSLKRFESLASLLSERGSKSGAGEGGREVNVDESKHASGRWIRFFDLLRNNVDTADALGVLTETAESYGFSGRSGRTDFRLMCAALGLFGYRPIASVN, encoded by the coding sequence ATGACTGTCAGAATATTCAACACGCTTTCAGCAAAAGTGGAAGACATAAAAGGGAGAGGCCTGAACCCGTCACACATCAATATGTACATCTGCGGACCGACCGTTTATGACTCGCCGCATGTGGGACACAGCAGGAGTTATCTTTTCTTCGATGTGCTGAAGCGGGTGCTGATGCTCGACGGTTATACAGTATCACACATACAGAACTTTTCAGATGTTGACGAGAAGATAGACAGAAGGGCTCAAACCGAAAGGGTGGATCCTCTGCGGCTTGCCTTAAAATATTCTGATGAATTCATTTCGCAGATGGACATGCTCAACGTGATCAGGCCGGAAAGATATGTCCGGGCTTCAGAATCCAGAGATATCATGCATAAAATCACCCTGAGTTTCATTCAGAAGGACTTCGTATACGAAGCTTCGGGAAATATGTATTTCAGGGCAATGAAAGGCGGCGGGTACGGCAGCCTTCTGCACAACAGGCTGGACAACCTGATATGCGGGAACGAGTCTGATAGCTACACTTTTGTAAAGGAGAATAAGGAGGATTTTACCTTATGGCTCGGCAAATTCAGCAAGACGGACATTTCAGCCGGTCTGCCTTCCTGGAATCTGGAGTGCTTTTCCATGGTTCACAGGTTCTTCGGCTGCGAGCTGGATATTCAGGGCGGAGGAATGGACCTGATATTCCCTCATCACGAAGTTGCTTCCGTAATGTCCAAGGCCTACTGCAGTGTCGAATTTGCCAACTATTACGTCCATAACGCTTTTGTAACCAACAACAATGACAAGATGTCCAAATCAACAAAAAATTTTGTCTCTCTCCACTCACTTCTCGACGGCTACAGCCCCGACGCCATCAGGATGTACCTCCTGTCATCAAACTTCCGCACAAATATAGAATTCAGCTTCAGTTCCCTGAAGAGGTTCGAATCGCTCGCTTCCCTCCTGTCTGAAAGGGGAAGCAAATCCGGAGCAGGCGAGGGCGGAAGAGAAGTGAATGTGGATGAATCAAAACACGCATCCGGACGCTGGATCAGATTTTTCGATTTGCTCAGAAACAATGTCGACACCGCGGATGCGCTGGGTGTTTTGACGGAAACTGCCGAATCCTATGGCTTCTCGGGAAGGAGCGGAAGAACCGATTTCAGGCTCATGTGTGCTGCACTTGGATTATTCGGCTACCGGCCGATAGCATCCGTCAACTGA